TCATCAAAATATCAGCAGTCGAGTTCTTTCCAGAGCTGGGAATCATCGAGGGAGAGCAGATACTGACTCATCTCGATGCCCTCTTTTCAGAGAGAGGGGTGGAACAAGCCTACTCAGGGTTGACTGTCTTCTGGGCTCGAAAGTGATGTTGAGCCATTCTACCTCATAGTGAGTGCCATAACCGCTTTCTGACCATGGAGCCTGTTCTCCGCCTGATCGAAAACAACAGATTGAGGACCATCAATAACCGAGTTAGAAACCTCAAAGCCCCTATCTGCAGGCAGGCAATGCATGTACTTTGCACTTGGTCCTGCAATCTCCATCATTTCTTCATCGCATATCCAATGCTTGTTTTTGTCGAAGACTTTCTGTGATTTCTCTAGTTCAACCTTATCATTGAATGGCGGGATGTACTCCTTGCAGGTCCAAGCCTTTGGATACACAACATCTGCACCTTCAAGGGCCTCTTCCATGTCATACATAATCTCGAAGCTAGAATCGTTCTCCTCGGACATTACCTCACATTCTTTGATCACCTTGTCGTCCAATTCCATCCCTTTCGGATGAGCAAGCACTGTATCCATTCCCATCTTGGTTGCTGCAATGATGGCGCTCTGGGGAACAGCAAGTGGTTTGTGAACCGAAGGCGAGTAAGCCCAACTCATTACGAATTTCACGTCTTCGAAACCTCCGAATTTCTCTTTCACAGTCAATACATCAGCCAAACCTTGGCATGGATGGTAGACATCATCTTCCATGTTTATGATGCTGCAATCTGCCCAATAGGCGAAGTTCTCAAGCATTTCGTTTGCTTTTCCATAATGCCATCCAACTGGGTCACCGTAGCACCGTATTGCTATGGCATCACCCATTCTTGAAAGCACACGGGCAACATCGGATACTCGTTCAGTCGAGTATGCTTTCTCGTCTCCTTCAAGTGCGGGTGCATAGATTTTGTCAGTATCCAGAAAATGTGCGTGTCCACCAAGCTGGGTCATTCCAGCTTCGAAGGAATTCCTGGTACGCAGGCTGCTATTGTAAAAAATCATGAACAGTGATTTTGCATCCAGCAGCTTGTGGGATTCACCCATTGCGTATCTTCGCTTCAAATCAAGTGCTACATCAAGAAGAGTTTCAATCTCTTCCTTCGAATAGTCAAGAAGTGTTAGAAAGTCCTTACCTCGAAAAGTATCTGTCTTAACCAAAGTTCTCACTCACACTTTTCAGAAGTCAATTCAGCTATAGAAAAACCTTGCTAAGGGTAATGTAAATCAGTAGAATCAACAACCAAAGACAAAACCCTCCATTTCATCGCATAGGGGAGAGCTTTTATCGCTCAGTTCCACAATCACACTAACAGCTTGAGAAGGCGGCCTTAGAAAATGCATAGAGAAATTGTAGATGGAGTGCATTATGTGGGTGTGGACGATCATCACACCCAGCTTTTTGAAAATCTATGGGAGATTCCATACGGTGTTTCCTACAACAGTTATTTGATTGTCGATGAGAAAATTGCAGTCATTGACCTAGTAAAAGAACCATGGGCAGAAGAATGGCTTGACAACATCAAAGAAGTTGTGGACCCATCAGAAATAGATTACGTTATCATGAATCACATGGAGCCTGATCACACTGGTGCTCTGCCCGAACTGGCTGAGGTGGCACCTGATGCAGTGATGATCTACACAGAAAGGGCCTCTGATATGCAGAAGTCGTTCTACGACGTGGATTTGGAGGAAAGAACTGTTGAAGATCTGGAGGAATTGTCTCTTGGAAGTAAAACGCTTCAGTTCGTGGAAGCACCATTTCTTCATTGGCCAGAAACGATGGTAACCTATCTGAAAGAAGGCAAGGTGCTATTCCCCTGTGACGCTTTCGGTGCATATGGTGCACTCAACGGGAAGCTATTCGACTCAGACTGGAACCTTGATGCGGTTGAAGAAGAAAGCAGAAGATACCTCTCATCAATCATTACGAGCTATTTGAAATTCGTACAGCGAGGAATTGACAAGATTAAGGATCTTGGAATCGAAATTGACGTGATTGCACCAAGTCATGGCC
This genomic window from Candidatus Thorarchaeota archaeon contains:
- a CDS encoding ornithine carbamoyltransferase, with the translated sequence MRTLVKTDTFRGKDFLTLLDYSKEEIETLLDVALDLKRRYAMGESHKLLDAKSLFMIFYNSSLRTRNSFEAGMTQLGGHAHFLDTDKIYAPALEGDEKAYSTERVSDVARVLSRMGDAIAIRCYGDPVGWHYGKANEMLENFAYWADCSIINMEDDVYHPCQGLADVLTVKEKFGGFEDVKFVMSWAYSPSVHKPLAVPQSAIIAATKMGMDTVLAHPKGMELDDKVIKECEVMSEENDSSFEIMYDMEEALEGADVVYPKAWTCKEYIPPFNDKVELEKSQKVFDKNKHWICDEEMMEIAGPSAKYMHCLPADRGFEVSNSVIDGPQSVVFDQAENRLHGQKAVMALTMR
- a CDS encoding FprA family A-type flavoprotein — its product is MHREIVDGVHYVGVDDHHTQLFENLWEIPYGVSYNSYLIVDEKIAVIDLVKEPWAEEWLDNIKEVVDPSEIDYVIMNHMEPDHTGALPELAEVAPDAVMIYTERASDMQKSFYDVDLEERTVEDLEELSLGSKTLQFVEAPFLHWPETMVTYLKEGKVLFPCDAFGAYGALNGKLFDSDWNLDAVEEESRRYLSSIITSYLKFVQRGIDKIKDLGIEIDVIAPSHGPVYKENPEWIIQKYDEWTRPELENNVTIVYGSMYGYTQRLAVKLKKELLERDVEVKMHNASYSDMSRILVDAMRAGVLVIGLPTYDAFPFPPVWSFLNEMEGKRLPKRPIGLFGTYGWGGGGVRKTKKQLEDLRYDILEPVIRVRGRATDTEKEQTKQLADAIKAHLDEK